Part of the Phycisphaerales bacterium genome, GCCTGGGCGATCATGGCCTGCTCCTTGGCGGTGGTGCTCAGGCGCTTGCGACCGTAGATCTTGCCGTTGGGGCTCATCATGCGGCGCAGGTTGTCCGCGTCCTTCCAGTCGACGTACACGACGCCGGTGCCGGAAGTCTTGATCACGCTCTTCTTGTTGGGTCCGCCGCCGAAGCGGGAGAAACGGCTCATGCTGGCCTCCGTCGTGGGCTCTGGGCGTCCCGCGAAGCACGCGTGGACGCGACGGGTGAATGGTTCAGACTAGTCCCAGCGGGGCTTGGACGGCGTATCGGCCGGCTTGGGCTCCGAGGGCGGAGATGATAGCGGGGTCGGCCGCTCGGGGTCCAGCGGGATGGAGCCCTCGTCCCTTGCCGACGCCGAGACCGGCCGGCGGGGCTCGGACTGACTTGGCTCGCCCGCGTCGTCCTTGGGCTTGCGAGGGCCAATGAGGCCGTCGAGCGACGCCCGTCCGCCCCCGCGGACAACCAGGAACAGGCAGCCAACCGCCAGGACGCCGTTGCGGTACATCTGGCACATGCCCACGGTGTCGTGGCAGGGGAAGTTGAAGTCTCCGAAGCAGCCGCACTCGACGTTCAACTCGCGGGCGATGACGGTGTAGATGGCGTACATGAATACGCCCAGGGCGCCGAGCATCGCGAAGGCCGCCGCCCTCGTCCACAGCCCCAGCAGGATGAGCACGGCGCAGATGGCCTCGAGCCACGGCACCGCGA contains:
- the rpsR gene encoding 30S ribosomal protein S18, encoding MSRFSRFGGGPNKKSVIKTSGTGVVYVDWKDADNLRRMMSPNGKIYGRKRLSTTAKEQAMIAQAIKRARFMGLLPYTSATL
- a CDS encoding DoxX family membrane protein, which translates into the protein MSTGQRIDVVFTLFVRLFLAGVFGFAAFMKLRNPDAAQAFAESIQAFQVLDKFDHHHVVVVSAFAVPWLEAICAVLILLGLWTRAAAFAMLGALGVFMYAIYTVIARELNVECGCFGDFNFPCHDTVGMCQMYRNGVLAVGCLFLVVRGGGRASLDGLIGPRKPKDDAGEPSQSEPRRPVSASARDEGSIPLDPERPTPLSSPPSEPKPADTPSKPRWD